The Actinomadura graeca nucleotide sequence CGTAGTACCCCGTGGTGACGATCGACGGGACCTTGGGCCGCACGACGAGCTCACCGCTCTCGCCCGGCCCGAGCAGGATGTCGTTGTCGTCCACCACGGCCACGTCGAAGAGGTCCGAATGGGCCTGCCCGCAGGAGCCGACACGCCATTCCCCGTAGGGGCTGGCGACGGGGAGGCCCGCCTCGGTGATGCTGTAGGTCTCCACCGCCCGCACCCCGAACCGGTCGTGCAGGGCCTCGTCGAGGACGGACTTGCCGACGTAGAACATCTCCAGCGGGTGGTCCTTGTCCCGGGGGCCGGGGGGCGCGCTCATCAGGATCGGGATGATGCAGAACACGCTCATCGCGACCTGCGCCTGGAACGTCCGCACGTCGTCCCAGAAACGGGACGCGCTGAAGCGGGGGACGATCGCCACGGAGCCGCCGCACAGCATGGCGGAGAACAGCCCGTCCCAGAGCCCCGAGGCGTGGTAGAGCGGCAGGGGGCAGTAGCTCGTCTTCCCCCAGCGGTCGAGGAAGTTCAGAGAGTCCAGGGAGCAGGTGAGCGCATGCGCGTGCGAGACCATGACCCCTTTGGACGGGCCGGTGGTCCCCGACGTGTACATGATCGCCTGCTGGTCGTAGAAGGCGACCGGGACGCGCGGCGGCTCCGCTTCGCCGAGCAGGCCCACCAGCGCCGACGCCGCCAGCCCGACCGGGGAGCGCGCCTCCCGGACCGCGGAGTCCCCGCACAGGACGATCTGTTCGAGGTGCGGCAGCCGCGGCACCAGCGGGGGGATCCGCTCCAGGTAGAGCGTGTCCATGACCAGGAGCTTCGCGTCGGAGTTGTGCAGGACGTGGCGGAGGATCTCGCCGTGGTACTCGGTGTTCACGGGCACGGCGACGGCCCCGAGCCGCGCCAGCGCGAGGATGACGTGCACGATGTCCGGCTTGTTGGGGAGCATGATCGCGACGTGGTCCCCGGGCTCCACGCCCAGCCCGAGCAGCCCCTGCGCCACCCGGTTGACCATCTCGTCGACCTCGCCGTACGTCAGGTCCCCGTCCCGGAATCTCAGCAACGTGTCGGCACGGTGCTCGCGCACCGCCTTGTCGAGCACATTGCCGACGACCAGCTCCCCTAAGATCTCGTATTTCATCGCTGGAACCTCCACCACCGCGTCGAATTCGAGTCTTCGTCGTTCATTCCACGCCCCCATCCAGCAGTGCGGCCAAAACGTTCTTGTCCATTTTTCCGACCGGCGTCAGCGGCATCTCGTCGAGCACGCGCACCTCGTCCGGTGTCTTGTAGGCGGCGAGCCCCCGCTCGGCGAGGTACGCGGCCAGGTCCGCGCGCGTGGGCGCCTGCGGCCCCGCCGGCACGACGAACGCCACCGTCCGCTCGCCCAGGACGGCGTCCGGTTCCGGCATCAGCGCGACGGACGAGATCCCCGGGTGCGCCTGGAGGTGCCCCTCGACCTCGGGCGCCGCGATCTTCTCCCCGCCCCGCTGGATCTGCTCCTTGGTGCGCCCCATCACGATCAGATGGCCCGAGGGGAGCCGCCGGACCAGGTCACCGGAGCGGTAGAACCCGTCGAGGAAGGACTTCTCGTTGTGCTCCGGCGCGCGGTAGTAGCCGCACATCGTGTAGGGCCCCTTGGTGAGGAGCTCCCCGACCTCGCCGTCCGGCACGTCGGCGTCGTTCTCGTCGACGACGCGCACCTCGTCGTCGGGTGAGACCGGCTTGCCCTGCGTCGTGCTGACGATCTCCACCGGGTCGTCCAGCCGGGTGACGCAGTGCAGCCCCTCGGACATGCCGAACGCCTGGACGATCGTGCAGCCGAACCCGTCGATCATCTGCCGGGCGACGTCGTCGGCGAGCCGGGAGCTGCCGATCTGCATCACCCGGAGGGTGGAGAGGTCGACGTCGGTGGCCGCCGCCTCCTCCAGCCAGAGCGGGGCCAGCTGCGGGTTGATCGCCGTCGCCGTCACGCCCTCCTGCTCGATCAGGTCGAAGCAGTAGCCGGGGTCGGGGTTCTCGGCCAGCACGACCTTGCCGCCGCGTTCGAGCGTCCCGAGCACCCCCGGGCAGTTCATCGTGTAGTTGAACGCCACCGGCAGCGCGGCCAGGTAGACGGTGTCCTTGTCGTAGCCGAGCACGTCCGCGACGACGCGGCCGTTGTACTGATAGTCGTCGTGGGTGCGCGGGATGAGCTTCGGGCGTCCGGTGCTGCCACCCGACAGCAGCAGCAGGGCCATGTCCGAGGCGTCCGCCGGGTTCTTGACCGGGTCGGCGGAGGGGTCGGCGATCACGTCCTCGTAGTCGGTGAAACCGGTCGTGCCCGGGTCGCCGACGACGATCACGTGCTTGAGCCAGGGGCTCTCGGCACTGACCTCGGCCGCCAGCTCGCGGTAGTCGAACTGCGCGACGACGTCCGGGACGACGTAGGTGGCCGCCTCGGACAGCCGGGCCAGATGGATCATCTCGCTGCGCCGGTGCCCGGGTTGGGCGTGCACGGGGATCGCGCCGAGGTTCAGCAGCCCGAACCACAGCACGAGGAACTCCGCCCGGTTCGGCAGCTGCACCAGCACGCGGTCCCCGGCCGAGAGGCCCAGATCGCGCAGGCCCCGGGCGGCCCGGCCGGCCTCCTCGGCGAGCTCCCGGTAGGACAGGCGCCTGTCGTCGTCGACGACCGCGACCCGGTCGCCGAAGGTCGCCGCCATCCTTTCCAGCAGCTCGGGGTAGGTCTCACCGCGCCAGTAGCCGGCGGCCCGGTACCGGGCGGCGTCCTCCTCCGGCCACGCGACCATGTCGACGGTCGTCATCATGAAGTCCTTCCACGCGATGCCCCGACCACGGTGTCGATCACTGCGGTCCGCTCCTCGAGGCCGGAGCGGTCGCGTCCGGCGTCCCGCCGGGTCCTTCCTTGAACTTCTCCCACTCCAGCGACAGCCCCTCCCTGCGGCCGAAACGCTCGATGTCCTCCGAAAGCCGCGGGCACACGAGGTCGTGGAACCCGGGGTGCTCGCTCTCGACCGTGATCGTCAGTTCCCCGGCGTCCGCCGACATCGTGCAGTCGCCCTGGGTGAAGCGGGCGACCGCGGAATCGGAGCCGATCTCCCGGACCTCGGCGCGGCGGCTGAGGTGCTGGCAGAGCTGCTTGAGGTAACGCTCGCCACGCGTGGTCCGCGTGACGCCGACCGAGGTGTACATACGGAAAGCTCCTGTGCGGTGGATGCGGATGGATCCGATGCGGCCGAGGGCGCGCGTCACCCGGGACGCCGGACGCCCCTGCGGCCCTCGCCCGTCATGTCCCGTCCGGCACCTGCGCCGGGGCCGGCTCCAGGATCTCGACGACGGCGGACGCGGCCTCCATGCCCGGGGTGCCACCGGCCAGCAGGACGCGGTCCCCGACCGACACGAGGCCCTCCTTCCAGGCGTGTTCGAGGCCGCGGATGTGGTCGACCACCCCGGCGTGCCCGACGAGGCGCATGAAGCTCCAGAGGCTCTTCTCCTCGCCGATCCCCAGCGGGTCGAAGTAGAGGTCGCGGAGCGTGTCGTAGTGGAACCCGTCGTGGACGACGAGGGCGATCTCGTCCATCGTGACGTCGGCGTTCTTCAGCGACTGCTCCGTCGCCTCGATGAGGATCGTCGCGAAGTCCGTCTCCTGGGGCGGCATCTCGCCGCTCGCGACCTTGCCGTTGATGTACTCGACCGGGGTGTTGAAGTCGAGCTGGCGTCCGAGGGTGATGGTCGGCGGGTAGAGCGGCGTGGCCCCCCGGTGCAGGATCTCGAGCTCTGGGGCGGCCACCGCGTCGACCGTCAGGAGCCGGGCGAACCCGCGGGTGCGGGACAGCACGACGGACCCGCCGGCGTCGGCGAGGACGAACAGCCCGCACGCCCGCCACCGGTCGATGGACGGGGTGGAGAAGTTGTCCCCGCAGGTCAGCAGTACCGCGGGCGAGTCCGTCCCGGAGGCCAGAAAGCAGGAGGCGAGCTGCAGGCTGGCGAAGAACCCGGTGCACCCGTTGCGGATCTCGGCGGACGTGACCGGCCGGTCGATCGTGTTGTGGTTGATGTAGTGCTGCGCCGACCAGCCGTCCGGCCCCTGGGGGTGGACGCAGGTGTGGAACACGGCGCCGATCTCGTCGGCGGAATGGCCGCCGAGGGCCAGGGCGCGGTTCGCGGCCTGGACGGCGAGGTCGGGGGCGGGCGTCTCACCGGCGACCGAGACCGACACGAGCGCGCCGCGCTCCCTGGCCTCGGCGTCGTACCAGCCCCGGTCCACCGCTTCGGAGACGTCGAGCAGCTCGGTGTCGGCGGTGCCGATCCCGGCCAGGTAGACGTTGTCGATTTTCACGAGTGCTCTCTTTCTGCTCTCTCGGCGTTCTCTCCGGGAGACCGGGCCCAGGACTCCAAGGTCCACGCCGAATGATGGGGACGGAAACCGATGTGCGGGTAGTAGTCGACGGCTGCGGGCGCCGACAGGAGGATGAGCTTCGCCGACGGCGCCTCCTGGCGGGTCGCCGAGATCAGCGCCCGTCCGACGCCGCTGCGCTGGTAGGACCGCGCGACCGCGATGTCGGAGAGGTAGGTGGCGTAGGAGAAGTCCGAGATGCTCCGCGCGATCCCGACGAGCTCGCCGTCGGCGTAGGCGGCCATCACGATGTCGGCGTTCGCCAGCATCGCCGCCATGCGGCCGCGGTCGCGCGTCGGCCGCCGCTCACCGAGACCCGAGTCGTCGTACACCGCGATGACGGTGTCGACGTCGAGCGAGGCGCCTTCGACGCGCTCAATCTTCACGTTCACGCAGGGATTCCAATCGTTCCAGGATGACGTCGTGATGGACGAGGAACCGCTCGGGCCGCATCGCGCCGTTGCCGGCACCGGCGCCGGCCCCGACGCGGCTCGACACCAGCGCCGAGCGGAAGTCGATGCCGTCCGCGCGCGTCCGGTCGGCGGCCGCCTGGACGCTGCGGTAGGCCAGCTCCCGCTCGACGCCCCGCTCCTGGAGGTCGGCCAGGACCGCCGAGCTGTACACGAGGCCCCGGGTGGCGTCGATCGCCGAGCGCATCCGGTCGCCGAACACCTCCAGCCCCGCGATCAGCTCGGCCGCGGCGGTGACCTGGTAGTGGGCCACGGCGAGGCAGTCGGGCAGGGCCGTCCGCTCGACCGGCGAGTGGGACAGGTCGCGTTCGTGCCACAGCGCCACGTCCTCCAGGACGCTCACGACGTGGCCGCGCAGCAGCCTGGCCAGCCCGCACAACCGTTCGCTGCGGGTCGGGTTCCGCTTGTGGGGCATCGCGCTCGACCCCTGGTAGGCCGCCGACCGCGGCTCCTCCACCTCGCCGACCTCGGTGCGCTGGAGCAGCCGCACCTCCAGGGCGATCTGCTCGACGCACGCGCCCAGCGTCGCGATCGACTGGACGAGGGTCGCGTGCCGGTCGCGTCCGACGACCTGGCTCGGCGCCTGCTCGACGCCGAGGCCGAGCGCCGCGCACACGTGCTCCTCGACGAGCGGGTCGATCAGCGCGTACGTCCCGACCGACCCCGAGATCGTCCCGACGGCGACCTCGGCGCGCGCCCGTCTCAGACGTTCGACGCCGCGGTCCACGGCGAACGCGAACCCGGCGAGCTTGTGCCCGAACGTGGTGGGCTCCGCGTGCACGCCGTGCGTGCGGCCGATGCAGACCGTGTGCCAGTGCTCGACGGCCCGGTCCGCGAGCACCCTCCTGAGCCGCCTCGCGGCGTCGAGGAGCACGTCGGTCGCGGTGGCCAGGATGTGCCCGAGCGCGGTGTCGACGAGGTCGTAGCTCGTCATCCCCCAGTGCACCCACCGCGCCGACTCGGGCGGGATCGGCTCGCAGAACGCGGCGAGGAAGGCGAGGATCTCGTGCTCGCGCTCCTCCTCGAACTCGGCGACCCGGGCGGCGTCCGGGACGGGCGCGCGGCGGATGTCCTCCAGCGCGCCGGCCGGGACGTGGCCCAGGCGCACCTGCGCCTCGGACGCGAGGACCTCCACGCGGGTCCACATCTCGTACCGGTACTGATCGGACAGCAGCCGCGCCATCTCCGGACGGACGTAGCGGGGGATCATCGCGCGCACCCCGCCGGGGGGTCCGGGCGTTCCGCCCCCGCGGGCGCCGCCTGAGCGGCACGCGCCTCGGCCGCCTCCCGCGCACTGTCGAGCCGCCGTTTCCACGCGGCGAGCGTCGGCTCGCGGGCCAGCTGGCCGTAGGACACGCGCAGCCCCGCGCGGCGGAACCGGTTGGCGAGGCGGATCATCCCCAGCGAGTCGACGCCGAGGCCGTGCAGGTTCGCGTCGTCGTCGATCGACGCCGCGTCCACGCCGATCTGAGTCGCCACGGCTTCGCGCAGGTCGTCGATCGTCAGGCTTGTGTCCAGGCGGGACATGCTCACTCCGTTCCCTTGACGGCGTCCCGGCCGGTGGCCGGTGCCGCCAGGCGTTCTCTGCGTTCCGGCCGCGCCCCCCGCGGCCGCGGCCGGGTCATGAGGCCCGCTCCAGGGCGCCGTCCACGATCGCCGCCCAGTGCCACCGCGAGTCGAACGCGGTGACCTCGGCGTCGCTCCCGGCCGCCGCCAGCGCGGCGGCGCCGGAGGTCGCGCCGGCGATCAGCCCGGAGGCGTGGTGCGCGGCCAGCAGGTCCTGCTCGTCGAACGGCTCGCCCTCGCAGCGCAGCAGCCGCAGGTCTATGAAGCCGCGGAACGTCCGGTCGAGCACCCGCACGGCCTGCGGGCTGCGGATGCTGAAGCGCACGCGGGCCGCGACATGCCCGTTGTGGTGCTGGTCGGAGTAGTGGGCGATGTCCGGGATGCCCGGCGGCGCGAAGTAGTCGCGGGCGTCGACCACGGGTCCGCCCGGCAGGTTCCCGGCGCAGAAGTGCCACGAGTTGTACTGCATCCGCGCCGAGATCGCCCACGCGACGTCGGCGAGGCGCTCGCGGGTGTCGTCGAAGAGCCGCTGCGCGGTCGCGGACGGCACGACGCAGCAGAAGTACTCCGGCAGGTCCCATCCGGCGATCTCGGCCCAGTCCCCGGCGCGCATCGCCGTGATCAGCCGCGGCAGCGACCGCATGCCCCGGCTCATCGCGAAGTCGGCGCCGATCGCGTCCCGCACCGCGTCCACCGTCTCGTGGACGAGGGACTCCAGCCCTGTGCCGAACGTGCCGTGCGGCCGGGCCAGCCACTCCGGCCCCGACCGCAGCCCCGCGGCGACGTCGGCGAACGTCGCGCCCTCGACGGGCAGGCGCGCGCGCAGGCGTCCGAGGACGGCGTCGACGCTGCGCCGGCACGAGGGGCCCGGGCTCCCGGCCGTCCGCTCCACCTTGTGCACCAGCGGACCGTGGATCTCGCGGTACAGCAGCACGTCGGGACGCAGGCGGCGGCGCCGGTCGGCGATGTCGCCGGCAAGCCGTCCGAGCGGCTCGATGCCCGCGCCGTACGCCGGGGCCACCGGCGCGGCGCCGGGGTCGGCGGGCAGCGCGTTGTACCGCTCCCTGGTCCGCTCCAGCAGATCGGCGATGTGGTCGACGCTGACCTGCGTGCCGTTGACCTCCTCGATCCGCGCGTACCCACCGGACCGCACGTAGGTGGACAGGCAGGTCACCACGACGGCGTCGTCGTCGGGCCACAGTTCCAGGGGGAGCCCGGCCAGGCTGCTCAGCATGCAGTCCGGGTGGCCTGGCCACAGCGTCTTGCCGGTCAGGTTGTTGCGCTCGCGGAAGTTCGTGTAGAGCTTCGCGCCCCGGTAGAAGAAGAACGGCGCGGTCCGGCGGGCGGCCTCGCGCAGCCCCTCCAGCATGGCGGCCCGCCCGTCCGGGCCGGCGGCGTCCAGGCTGCGCCGGCAGGTCGTGACCGCCTGGGCGTCGAGGGCCCGCGCCTGCCCGATCTCCCGCCGGTAGGACGCGAGCTCCTCGGCCGACCAGGGCACCCGCAGCACTCCGTCGACCAGCGTCTCGCCACCTGCGAGCGGTGCCTCGCCCGGGGCGCGGACGGCGACGCGTCCGGCGGTGGTGAGGGCGATCTCCCCCGCGAAGGCGGTCTCGCCACCGGCCGCGGCGCCGGGTGCGCCTCCGGGGGCGCCTCCGGCGGCGGGCCGCGCGTCCGGGTCGCCCGTGCGCCACGAGCGCCCGAAGAGGATCTTGGCGCTCACCTCCTCCGGCACGCGCAGGCCGCGTAAGCCGACGCGCGCCGGGATGTGGCCCCCGAGGGTGAGCAGGACGTCGAACGCGGTGCCGGGATCGGGTGCCTCCGCGGCGTGCTGCCACGTCCGCTTCAGCAGGCCGGGGAATCCGGCGTCCGGTTCGAGGACGAAGTCGGGCCCGTCGGCGCTGCCGGCCTTGGTCCCGAGCCTGCTCGGACGCCGGTTCTTGCGGGCCTCGGCCAGCGCGGCCCGCCGCGACGTGGCACGCTGCTGGGTGGAAAGGCGCGTGGGGCTCATCACCGGCCTCCCGCCGTCAGCTCGACGTGCGACCACATCTCGATGCTGGTCGGAGACCATTCCTCGTCGACGTAGATGCAGTCGACCGGGCACACCATCACGCAGACCGGGCACCCGGAGCACAGCTCCGGGACGATGACGACGTCGATCCCCGAATCGAAGATGGCGCCGAACTCCGGCGGGCAGTTCCGCACGCAGCTGTCGCAGTTGATGCACTCCGAGGACTCGATGCGGCGCGGCGGCTTGTGCCACTTCGGGTCGCGGACGTGGTCGGCGACGCGCGTCCGCCGGTCCTGCCGGTGCGACTCGGAGGCGTCCGGGACTCGTTCCTTAGTACACGGCGAAGTACTCACGGTGCTCCCAACTCGTGGGTCTCGGGATGTCGTCCTGCTGCGAGCACCAGTGCTCGTACCTGCCGGCCTCGCTCTCCTTGAGCCGGGCCAGGCAGGTGGCCAGAGGCTTGCCGAGCAGCGCCTCCGCGCGGTCTCCGGCGCGGAACGCCTCAAGCGCGGCGCGCAGGGAGCCGGGCAGAGCAGCCGGGTGCTTCGCGCGGGGGCCGTCGCCCCCGGTGATGCCGTCCAGCCCGGCGAAGAGCTGGGCGGCGATCGCCAGATAGGGGTTCGCACACGGCTCCGCGAGCCGCGTCTCGACGTGGGTCGACTCGCCGCCGCCGAGGACGCGCACGAGCGCCGTCCGGTCCTCGTACCGGCACGACACCTCGGTCGGCGACAGCGAGTAGGACGGGTCGAAGCGGTGGTACCCGTTGACGGTCGGCACCGACAGCAGGCAGAGCTCCGCCGCGGCGGCGAGCAGCCCGTCGGTGTAGGCGCGGCAGGAACCGGACTCCGACGGCTCCGGGCCGCCCTCGTCGAACAGGTTGCGCCCGTCGGGACCGATGACCGACTGGTGGATGTGCCAGCCGCTGGGGTCCGCGCCGTCGAGCCCGGGCAGGGCCATGAAGGACGCGTGGTACCCGTTGCGGGCGCAGTACTGCTTGGTGAGCGTGCGGAACAGCAGCATCGCGTCCGCCGCCTCGTCGGCGGGCAGCGGATCGAACGTGATCTCCAGCTGGCCCGGCCCGGACTCGTGCTCGACGGTCCGCAGCGGGAGCCCGAGCCCGGTCAGCATGCCGACGAGCGGGCCGACCACGGGCGCGACCGCGTCGGAGTAGGCGTCGAGGTTGAACTGGTAGCCGGCGTCGACCGCCTCGACCCGCGGCGGCTCCCCCTGGAGCCCGAAACCGTTGCCGGCGTTGCCGGGCGGGCCGGGCAGCAGGCGGGTGAGGTACCACTCCACCTCCAGGCCGACCACCGGTTCGAGCCCCCGCTCGGCGTACATCTCGCAGACGCGGCGCAGGACCGCCCGCGACGACAGCGGCATCGGCAGCCCGTCCCGGTGGTACTCGTCGCCGAGCACCCACGCCGTGCGCGGCTCGCGGTCGGGGTCGCGGTGCGGCAGCAGGTGGAAGGTCAGCGGGTCCGGCAGGACGATCATGTCGCCGGCGCCGGCCAGCTCCGGCACGCCCAGCCCGGGGTCCTTGTGGAAGTCGACCGCCACCGCGTGGCCGGTGTCGAACAGGAACGGGCCGGGGCTGACGTCGACGCCATGGCGCAGGGCGTGGCGGAAGACCTGCGCGGAGAGGGTCTTCGACCGGGCGAGCCCGTGGGGGTCGCAGAACGCGACCCGCACGAGGTCGATGTCGGCCAGGTCCGCCTCGATCCGCTCGGCGGCCGCCCGGCGCTGGTCGTCCCAGACGCCGCTGAGGTCGCGGCCCCCGACGCTGCTCGTGGCGAACCGGCGGGACCAGGTGCGCTGGAACGTCATCGGATGCTCCTCTCGTCGACGGCGAAGGCGAGGGCGGACTCGAGCGCCGAGGCGGCGGCGAGCACCAGGGCGTCGGCGCCGACCGGCCCGACCAGCTGGAGGCCCACGGGGAGCCCGCCGGGGGTGGTGCCGACCGGCAGCGAGAGCGCCGGCTGGCCCGTCAGGTTGAACGGGTACGTCGCCGGCGTCCACGCGAGCCAGCGCAGGTCACGCGGGTCGTCCGCCCCGGCGGGCGCGATGGACTCGGCCGCGAACGGCTCGACGGGCACCGTGACCGACACGAGCAGGTCGTGGCGCTCCATGACCTCGCCGAGCACCCGCCTCAGCTCCCACCGGACGTTCTCGGCGCGGGCGACGGCGGCACCGCCCAGCGATCTCCCGTAACGGACGAGCTCCGCCCGGCCGGGGTCGGCGAGGTCCTCGTCGTCGTCCTCGCGGGCGGCCTCCGACACCGCGAGCAGATCCACGAGGGCGTCGTGGGGATCGTCGAACGGGATTCCCAGCGGATCGACCACGTGGCCCTGGTCCGCCA carries:
- a CDS encoding (2,3-dihydroxybenzoyl)adenylate synthase → MTTVDMVAWPEEDAARYRAAGYWRGETYPELLERMAATFGDRVAVVDDDRRLSYRELAEEAGRAARGLRDLGLSAGDRVLVQLPNRAEFLVLWFGLLNLGAIPVHAQPGHRRSEMIHLARLSEAATYVVPDVVAQFDYRELAAEVSAESPWLKHVIVVGDPGTTGFTDYEDVIADPSADPVKNPADASDMALLLLSGGSTGRPKLIPRTHDDYQYNGRVVADVLGYDKDTVYLAALPVAFNYTMNCPGVLGTLERGGKVVLAENPDPGYCFDLIEQEGVTATAINPQLAPLWLEEAAATDVDLSTLRVMQIGSSRLADDVARQMIDGFGCTIVQAFGMSEGLHCVTRLDDPVEIVSTTQGKPVSPDDEVRVVDENDADVPDGEVGELLTKGPYTMCGYYRAPEHNEKSFLDGFYRSGDLVRRLPSGHLIVMGRTKEQIQRGGEKIAAPEVEGHLQAHPGISSVALMPEPDAVLGERTVAFVVPAGPQAPTRADLAAYLAERGLAAYKTPDEVRVLDEMPLTPVGKMDKNVLAALLDGGVE
- a CDS encoding ATP-binding protein, whose amino-acid sequence is MSTSPCTKERVPDASESHRQDRRTRVADHVRDPKWHKPPRRIESSECINCDSCVRNCPPEFGAIFDSGIDVVIVPELCSGCPVCVMVCPVDCIYVDEEWSPTSIEMWSHVELTAGGR
- a CDS encoding ketoacyl-ACP synthase III family protein; amino-acid sequence: MKIDNVYLAGIGTADTELLDVSEAVDRGWYDAEARERGALVSVSVAGETPAPDLAVQAANRALALGGHSADEIGAVFHTCVHPQGPDGWSAQHYINHNTIDRPVTSAEIRNGCTGFFASLQLASCFLASGTDSPAVLLTCGDNFSTPSIDRWRACGLFVLADAGGSVVLSRTRGFARLLTVDAVAAPELEILHRGATPLYPPTITLGRQLDFNTPVEYINGKVASGEMPPQETDFATILIEATEQSLKNADVTMDEIALVVHDGFHYDTLRDLYFDPLGIGEEKSLWSFMRLVGHAGVVDHIRGLEHAWKEGLVSVGDRVLLAGGTPGMEAASAVVEILEPAPAQVPDGT
- a CDS encoding AMP-binding protein gives rise to the protein MKYEILGELVVGNVLDKAVREHRADTLLRFRDGDLTYGEVDEMVNRVAQGLLGLGVEPGDHVAIMLPNKPDIVHVILALARLGAVAVPVNTEYHGEILRHVLHNSDAKLLVMDTLYLERIPPLVPRLPHLEQIVLCGDSAVREARSPVGLAASALVGLLGEAEPPRVPVAFYDQQAIMYTSGTTGPSKGVMVSHAHALTCSLDSLNFLDRWGKTSYCPLPLYHASGLWDGLFSAMLCGGSVAIVPRFSASRFWDDVRTFQAQVAMSVFCIIPILMSAPPGPRDKDHPLEMFYVGKSVLDEALHDRFGVRAVETYSITEAGLPVASPYGEWRVGSCGQAHSDLFDVAVVDDNDILLGPGESGELVVRPKVPSIVTTGYYGAPAETAECFRNMWLHTKDRVWQDEDGYFYFVDRMRDAIRRRGENISAFDIECEVNLHPQVLECAAFGVPSELGEDDVKLVVVPAEGASPTPEELVEFCRERLPGFMVPRYVELVDSLPRTTTDKVAKYLLRGKSEWSPAAT
- a CDS encoding phosphopantetheine-binding protein; its protein translation is MSRLDTSLTIDDLREAVATQIGVDAASIDDDANLHGLGVDSLGMIRLANRFRRAGLRVSYGQLAREPTLAAWKRRLDSAREAAEARAAQAAPAGAERPDPPAGCAR
- a CDS encoding DUF2218 domain-containing protein, with protein sequence MYTSVGVTRTTRGERYLKQLCQHLSRRAEVREIGSDSAVARFTQGDCTMSADAGELTITVESEHPGFHDLVCPRLSEDIERFGRREGLSLEWEKFKEGPGGTPDATAPASRSGPQ
- the purB gene encoding adenylosuccinate lyase, whose amino-acid sequence is MIPRYVRPEMARLLSDQYRYEMWTRVEVLASEAQVRLGHVPAGALEDIRRAPVPDAARVAEFEEEREHEILAFLAAFCEPIPPESARWVHWGMTSYDLVDTALGHILATATDVLLDAARRLRRVLADRAVEHWHTVCIGRTHGVHAEPTTFGHKLAGFAFAVDRGVERLRRARAEVAVGTISGSVGTYALIDPLVEEHVCAALGLGVEQAPSQVVGRDRHATLVQSIATLGACVEQIALEVRLLQRTEVGEVEEPRSAAYQGSSAMPHKRNPTRSERLCGLARLLRGHVVSVLEDVALWHERDLSHSPVERTALPDCLAVAHYQVTAAAELIAGLEVFGDRMRSAIDATRGLVYSSAVLADLQERGVERELAYRSVQAAADRTRADGIDFRSALVSSRVGAGAGAGNGAMRPERFLVHHDVILERLESLRERED
- a CDS encoding GNAT family N-acetyltransferase, translated to MNVKIERVEGASLDVDTVIAVYDDSGLGERRPTRDRGRMAAMLANADIVMAAYADGELVGIARSISDFSYATYLSDIAVARSYQRSGVGRALISATRQEAPSAKLILLSAPAAVDYYPHIGFRPHHSAWTLESWARSPGENAERAEREHS
- a CDS encoding glutamine synthetase family protein gives rise to the protein MTFQRTWSRRFATSSVGGRDLSGVWDDQRRAAAERIEADLADIDLVRVAFCDPHGLARSKTLSAQVFRHALRHGVDVSPGPFLFDTGHAVAVDFHKDPGLGVPELAGAGDMIVLPDPLTFHLLPHRDPDREPRTAWVLGDEYHRDGLPMPLSSRAVLRRVCEMYAERGLEPVVGLEVEWYLTRLLPGPPGNAGNGFGLQGEPPRVEAVDAGYQFNLDAYSDAVAPVVGPLVGMLTGLGLPLRTVEHESGPGQLEITFDPLPADEAADAMLLFRTLTKQYCARNGYHASFMALPGLDGADPSGWHIHQSVIGPDGRNLFDEGGPEPSESGSCRAYTDGLLAAAAELCLLSVPTVNGYHRFDPSYSLSPTEVSCRYEDRTALVRVLGGGESTHVETRLAEPCANPYLAIAAQLFAGLDGITGGDGPRAKHPAALPGSLRAALEAFRAGDRAEALLGKPLATCLARLKESEAGRYEHWCSQQDDIPRPTSWEHREYFAVY